The following coding sequences lie in one Methanopyrus sp. SNP6 genomic window:
- a CDS encoding thermonuclease family protein: MRKVVGALLVALATLLALSGTTTLGAPPWVNPEEPEPAPGNGVPWLNLTDNQLRKLEALGVPVRYFDGKPAVRVRFARINAPEIFHPSSEEEYRLGLKAREFVEKKIRDSGGYVKCRAYGLGKYHRIIADVYPDDEEITLSEMLVEKGTRRVPQVPEARPAPEMVPQGVQSPRGEGGRRGHNLRLCEERGGGTGPVRRE, from the coding sequence TTGCGAAAGGTCGTCGGAGCCCTGCTCGTGGCCCTGGCGACCCTACTGGCGCTCTCCGGGACGACGACGCTGGGAGCTCCGCCATGGGTCAACCCAGAGGAGCCGGAACCCGCACCCGGTAACGGTGTTCCATGGCTGAATCTCACGGACAACCAACTCAGGAAGCTGGAGGCTCTTGGTGTGCCAGTGAGGTACTTCGACGGGAAACCCGCCGTAAGGGTCCGGTTCGCACGGATCAACGCGCCGGAGATATTCCACCCGTCGAGCGAGGAGGAGTACCGGCTCGGGCTGAAGGCTAGAGAGTTCGTGGAAAAGAAAATCCGTGATTCCGGCGGCTACGTGAAGTGCCGGGCGTACGGTCTAGGAAAGTACCATCGTATCATCGCAGACGTCTACCCAGACGACGAAGAGATAACCCTCTCAGAGATGCTAGTCGAAAAGGGGACTCGCCGAGTACCGCAAGTACCCGAAGCCAGACCCGCTCCCGAGATGGTTCCCCAGGGGGTTCAAAGCCCACGTGGCGAAGGTGGTAGACGGGGACACAATCTACGTCTATGCGAAGAACGAGGAGGAGGGACCGGCCCAGTTCGAAGAGAGTAA
- the fdhF gene encoding formate dehydrogenase subunit alpha: MRFVPQVCPFCGCGCGVLVGTDGEEIKFLEPWRRHPVNEGRQCVKLWELPEAVRRDRLERPVKMSESGEPRRISWNRALEEVAEVLSTHEPEEVYFVTSAKATNEDNYVAQKLARAIGTNNVDHCARLUHAPTVVALSELMGSGAMTNSIPDLTEADCYLVAGSNTSEQHPIVYRRILQSIEKNDADLIVLDPRRTQIAELADIHLQVKPRTDLIVFLYMAKVIVEEGMYDGTFIEERTTGFETFREYVLEAVSEEDVRGIAGVDPGDVREAAVRYAEADRGCVLYCMGITHHDIATRTVRALCALALLTGNVGRQGTGVNPLRGQNNVQGACDVGALATLFPGYRPINAETANEISKIWGFEVPDEPGLKLTEAFDTNEVTVMYVVGENPAVSEPNIHHAIEKLESLEFLVVQDLFLTETAELADIVMPAAGWAERTGTFTATDRRVQLAEKAVEPPGEARPDWWILEEVARRLGLEGFDHSSPREVFEEIRRVVPQYRGITYDRLRKRPGGIHWPCPSKDHPGTPVLHTEKFATEDGKAKFPAPEDLEYEEPDRDVDDEYPLILTTGRVFAHFHTRTVTRRSRLLCREVPEPFVEVHPEDAEEFGVRNGDPVVVETPYGEWKCRAEVTDRVRKGVIFTPFHFGENVLTPHNVRDPESGIPEYKRVPARIRPASTDS; encoded by the coding sequence ATGCGGTTCGTCCCACAGGTGTGCCCCTTCTGCGGGTGCGGGTGCGGCGTCCTCGTGGGCACCGACGGCGAGGAGATCAAGTTCCTCGAACCTTGGAGGCGACACCCCGTGAACGAAGGTAGACAGTGTGTTAAGCTCTGGGAGCTGCCCGAGGCCGTGCGGAGGGATCGATTGGAACGACCGGTCAAGATGAGCGAGTCGGGCGAGCCACGCAGGATCTCCTGGAACAGGGCGCTCGAGGAGGTAGCCGAAGTCCTCTCGACACACGAACCAGAGGAGGTGTACTTCGTCACTTCGGCGAAGGCCACGAATGAGGACAACTACGTGGCGCAGAAGCTCGCACGAGCCATTGGAACGAACAACGTGGATCACTGCGCGCGCCTATGACACGCTCCTACGGTGGTCGCACTGTCCGAGCTCATGGGTTCCGGAGCGATGACTAACTCGATCCCGGACCTGACCGAGGCCGACTGCTACCTGGTCGCGGGTTCGAACACGTCGGAGCAACACCCGATCGTGTACCGCCGGATCCTTCAGAGCATCGAGAAGAACGACGCGGACCTCATCGTCCTGGACCCGAGGCGTACGCAGATCGCGGAGCTGGCCGATATACACCTGCAGGTAAAGCCGCGGACCGACCTGATCGTGTTCCTCTACATGGCCAAAGTGATCGTCGAGGAAGGTATGTACGACGGGACGTTCATCGAGGAGAGGACCACCGGGTTCGAGACGTTCAGAGAATACGTCCTCGAGGCAGTCTCGGAAGAGGACGTTCGTGGGATCGCCGGTGTGGATCCCGGAGACGTACGTGAGGCCGCCGTGCGCTACGCCGAGGCGGACCGCGGATGCGTCCTCTACTGCATGGGGATCACGCATCACGATATCGCCACCCGAACCGTCCGCGCGTTGTGCGCGCTCGCCCTCTTGACGGGCAACGTGGGAAGGCAGGGCACGGGCGTCAACCCTCTCCGAGGACAGAACAACGTCCAAGGAGCGTGCGACGTAGGCGCCCTGGCGACCCTGTTCCCCGGGTACCGGCCGATCAACGCGGAAACAGCGAATGAAATATCGAAAATTTGGGGTTTTGAGGTACCGGACGAACCCGGCCTCAAGCTCACGGAGGCCTTCGACACGAACGAAGTCACCGTCATGTACGTCGTCGGCGAGAACCCCGCTGTCTCGGAGCCGAACATCCACCACGCGATCGAGAAGCTCGAGAGCCTCGAGTTCCTGGTAGTTCAGGACCTGTTCCTGACGGAGACTGCGGAGTTGGCGGACATCGTGATGCCGGCGGCTGGCTGGGCGGAGCGTACGGGTACGTTCACGGCGACCGATCGCCGCGTCCAGCTCGCGGAGAAGGCCGTGGAGCCACCGGGTGAGGCCCGGCCCGACTGGTGGATACTCGAGGAAGTGGCACGCCGGCTGGGTCTTGAGGGTTTCGACCACTCGTCTCCCCGGGAGGTCTTCGAGGAGATCCGCCGTGTCGTCCCCCAGTACCGCGGGATCACGTACGATCGACTGCGAAAGCGGCCGGGTGGGATCCACTGGCCCTGCCCTAGCAAAGATCATCCAGGCACACCGGTCCTCCACACCGAGAAGTTCGCCACCGAGGACGGGAAAGCCAAGTTCCCAGCACCCGAGGACCTGGAGTACGAGGAACCGGACCGCGACGTCGACGATGAGTACCCGCTGATTCTCACCACGGGCCGCGTGTTCGCGCACTTCCACACCAGGACGGTCACCCGGCGGTCGCGGCTCCTGTGTAGGGAAGTCCCGGAACCGTTCGTCGAGGTTCATCCGGAGGACGCGGAGGAGTTCGGCGTGCGAAACGGCGATCCAGTGGTCGTCGAGACACCGTACGGGGAGTGGAAGTGCCGCGCCGAAGTCACCGATCGGGTCAGGAAGGGCGTGATCTTCACGCCGTTCCACTTCGGAGAGAACGTCCTAACACCCCACAACGTCCGCGACCCGGAGTCCGGTATCCCGGAGTACAAGCGCGTCCCAGCTCGCATCAGACCAGCCTCCACGGACTCCTAA
- a CDS encoding FIST signal transduction protein, translating into MLGLSSAGNITTDGFSDGSVAILAMELSKLMAFGMAIGTGLSKDPYRVARETVTRAVGSVKVDVSASLAPVATGLVTGNMDVVRHSLVDVLLFADGLCCFNNPEASMGVLNGVMDCLGTVPRIIGGMTADEYEFEHTYVFDNSDVYEDALAVLVLYSSVKRGHAVDHGFVPLSDPMIIEIEGVDVIEMNGEPALDVYIDIVGEKPEMETLLKHPLGIIDPGPRPYYLVRTPIDADVERKAMKLVSPLPNGVAARIMEPGDVEGSLKMAVQRELEDAGSPKELEVVFVFNCAARHLIVDTDDAVRLLRDLVGEDVTIFGFNCFGEYGMTPSGKLVQHNQTVATYVLGSEVVS; encoded by the coding sequence ATCCTAGGTCTCTCGTCCGCCGGTAATATCACCACGGACGGGTTCAGCGACGGATCGGTGGCTATACTAGCGATGGAGCTGTCCAAGCTCATGGCCTTCGGAATGGCGATCGGCACGGGCCTCTCGAAGGACCCGTACCGAGTCGCGAGGGAGACCGTGACTAGGGCAGTTGGGAGCGTGAAAGTAGACGTCTCCGCATCGCTCGCCCCGGTGGCAACGGGACTCGTAACCGGTAACATGGACGTGGTTCGACACTCTCTAGTCGACGTTTTACTCTTCGCCGACGGTCTATGCTGCTTTAACAATCCGGAGGCGTCAATGGGTGTGCTCAATGGTGTGATGGACTGTCTTGGTACGGTACCAAGAATCATCGGCGGAATGACCGCGGACGAGTACGAGTTCGAACACACGTACGTCTTCGATAATTCTGACGTGTACGAGGACGCGTTGGCGGTACTGGTCTTGTACTCATCAGTGAAGCGTGGGCACGCGGTCGATCACGGTTTCGTCCCGTTATCTGATCCGATGATCATCGAGATTGAGGGTGTAGATGTGATCGAGATGAACGGCGAGCCAGCCTTGGATGTCTACATCGACATCGTGGGAGAGAAGCCCGAGATGGAAACCCTCCTGAAGCACCCGTTGGGGATCATAGACCCAGGACCGCGTCCGTACTACCTAGTCAGGACGCCGATCGACGCGGATGTGGAGAGAAAAGCCATGAAACTGGTGTCGCCCCTCCCGAACGGCGTCGCCGCCCGGATCATGGAGCCAGGCGACGTTGAGGGATCGCTCAAGATGGCGGTACAGAGGGAGCTGGAGGACGCCGGCTCGCCAAAGGAGCTAGAGGTCGTGTTCGTGTTCAACTGCGCGGCTCGACATCTGATCGTCGACACTGACGACGCTGTGCGCCTTCTTCGAGACTTGGTAGGCGAGGACGTGACTATATTCGGATTCAACTGTTTCGGCGAGTACGGGATGACACCGTCCGGTAAGTTAGTCCAGCACAACCAGACAGTCGCGACGTACGTGCTCGGGAGTGAGGTCGTGAGTTGA